One genomic region from Bacillus sp. SLBN-46 encodes:
- a CDS encoding N-acetylmuramoyl-L-alanine amidase, whose amino-acid sequence MNNTWYYLASDFSMSTGWVRDGGKWYYLDNQGQMQTGWVLDSNKKYYLNGSGAMQTGWLKLDGKRFYLNQTGAMVTGWFQDKGLWYYFDTNGIMQTGWVTVNNEKFFLDPNGVWVPITNDLNGKTIIIDPGHGGYDSGANAEGVYEKNINLQVSLKFADALRSHGATVYMTRSKDEFISLDNRVIYSNSIKPDAFISIHVNSSTSTSASGIETYHNSEDGVMPVESKQLATLLQNELIKATGAFSRGIKDESFRVIRDNEAPAVLVEIGFVSNSTERANLTTDTYQNKLVTGLINGVLKFFNL is encoded by the coding sequence TTGAATAACACCTGGTACTATTTAGCAAGTGATTTTTCCATGAGCACAGGCTGGGTGCGTGATGGCGGAAAATGGTACTATCTTGATAATCAAGGCCAAATGCAGACAGGCTGGGTACTGGATAGCAATAAGAAGTATTATCTAAATGGCAGTGGGGCTATGCAAACAGGCTGGCTCAAATTAGATGGAAAGAGGTTCTACCTAAACCAGACAGGAGCCATGGTAACCGGTTGGTTCCAAGATAAAGGGCTTTGGTACTATTTTGATACTAACGGTATCATGCAAACAGGCTGGGTTACCGTGAATAATGAAAAATTCTTTTTAGATCCAAACGGTGTCTGGGTCCCGATTACAAATGATTTAAATGGGAAAACAATTATCATTGATCCCGGACATGGCGGATATGATAGCGGTGCTAATGCTGAAGGAGTATATGAAAAAAATATTAATTTACAAGTAAGCTTGAAATTTGCGGATGCACTAAGAAGTCATGGTGCAACAGTGTATATGACAAGAAGTAAGGATGAATTTATTTCATTAGATAATAGAGTGATATACTCCAACTCTATTAAACCGGACGCTTTTATCAGTATTCACGTCAACTCCTCTACCAGCACAAGTGCATCAGGTATTGAGACCTATCACAATTCTGAGGACGGTGTCATGCCGGTGGAAAGCAAGCAATTAGCGACATTGCTCCAGAACGAACTCATTAAAGCAACTGGAGCCTTTAGTAGAGGAATAAAGGATGAGAGCTTCAGAGTGATTAGAGATAATGAAGCACCAGCTGTCTTAGTGGAAATTGGCTTCGTCTCTAATTCGACGGAACGAGCCAACCTGACAACCGACACCTACCAGAATAAATTAGTCACTGGATTGATCAATGGCGTATTGAAGTTTTTCAATCTGTAA
- a CDS encoding ferritin-like domain-containing protein gives MYPYSNYSDALSRQQNKLIQDLEKAINGEYGAIQCYEKIAKMATKEKQRKQILEIREDEKKHYHQFVRIYTSLMGRQPQPKITEECPNTYVKGLEFALVDEQETVDFYLDIADEATDPYIKEVFRRAAADEQNHAVWFLYYFTKNK, from the coding sequence ATGTATCCTTATTCAAATTACTCTGATGCATTAAGTAGACAACAAAATAAGCTGATCCAGGATCTTGAAAAAGCGATAAATGGGGAATATGGTGCGATTCAGTGTTATGAAAAAATTGCTAAAATGGCAACAAAGGAAAAGCAGCGGAAACAAATACTTGAAATACGTGAAGATGAGAAGAAGCATTACCATCAATTCGTCAGGATCTATACAAGTCTTATGGGCAGGCAACCTCAGCCAAAAATCACGGAGGAGTGTCCGAATACGTATGTAAAGGGTCTGGAGTTTGCGTTAGTGGATGAGCAGGAGACAGTAGATTTTTATCTGGATATAGCCGATGAAGCGACGGATCCTTACATTAAGGAAGTTTTTCGCCGGGCGGCAGCAGACGAGCAAAATCATGCGGTGTGGTTCCTGTATTATTTTACAAAAAATAAATAA
- a CDS encoding transposase: protein MVRKGRTWFEGAKYHVTSRGIRRSPLFFEEKDYKKYLELLEDTKSTYPFFLHTYCLMTNHTHLQIETVETSLSIIMKNLNTKYAKFFNKKYEFSGHVFEKRYGAELITTPEYEIDVSKYIHLNPVTAGITAAPEDYIWSSYHAYAFGKHSPILYTQTLLSHFPEPASLQYQEYMSSSPLDTFFWKEGKIYFEKEMDLPCGQK, encoded by the coding sequence ATGGTCCGAAAAGGACGCACTTGGTTCGAGGGTGCGAAATATCATGTTACGAGTAGAGGAATTAGACGAAGTCCTTTATTTTTTGAAGAGAAAGATTATAAGAAGTACCTAGAATTACTAGAAGATACGAAAAGCACCTACCCATTTTTTCTCCATACCTACTGCCTTATGACTAATCACACCCACCTACAAATTGAAACCGTTGAAACCTCACTTAGTATCATTATGAAAAATCTCAATACCAAGTACGCAAAGTTTTTTAACAAGAAATATGAATTCTCTGGTCATGTTTTTGAAAAGCGTTACGGGGCAGAATTAATCACCACACCAGAGTATGAAATTGATGTAAGTAAATATATTCATTTAAACCCAGTAACTGCAGGTATAACAGCCGCTCCAGAAGATTACATATGGAGCAGTTATCACGCTTACGCCTTTGGAAAACACTCCCCAATTCTTTACACCCAAACACTGCTTTCCCATTTTCCTGAACCCGCAAGCCTACAATACCAAGAATATATGAGCTCCTCTCCATTGGATACGTTTTTTTGGAAAGAGGGCAAGATTTATTTTGAAAAGGAGATGGACTTGCCATGTGGGCAAAAGTAA